A section of the Verrucomicrobium sp. GAS474 genome encodes:
- a CDS encoding circularly permuted type 2 ATP-grasp protein has translation MASLYDEFLQPDGSLRPHWREVGAYFDELGEGEITRRWNKARRILRDNGVAYNASMWDTQGPFRSWELNPIPLRIPQAEWSRIESAVRQRGRLLNAILEDAYSPNGGRLVADRMIPPALVLGNEAWLRPCVGVPVPKGARLVNYAVDLARSPDGTWWVLSDRTQAPSGAGYALENRVVSSRVFPEIFRSSQTKIARLSGYFRKMKEALEALSPRTGEMPTIVLMTPGRLNETYFEHDYLARNLDLTLVEGQDLTVRDDVVYIRTLQGLRRVDVIVRRVDDSYCDPLELRDDSLLGVPGLLNAVRAGTVALANSLGSGLVQCPALGAFLPKLSERLLGEKLLMPSVATWWCGQAAERQYVLNNLAALVCEPAFDTPGDFPSRAGSKAGGDGLDAIRKAIRQRPEMFTAQEFVRLSQCPDFAEGRLEPRSVILRVFAVRCGDDYAVMPGGLTRVADEDLSHGVLIRRGGGSKDTWVEFDEEGTRSAAGPAPGQSQGQGPSQSQSQSSGVRPESAKAASAQSNPALSSPRRATTGLTSRMADNLFWLGRYAERAEFTARIARTALEGLSDQQGWVDIDDLKPLVRTFLHFGQLPASTVECPSPEELRSVLISQMLSRENGGSLLNIVERLRDIITSVRDQVTDDAWRIASQLPDILPPVPVFSSDAARAKGQMEARLQSAPTSAPEGYGGEADLNLNQILLHLSALNGVLTENRTHDFGWRFIDLGRRIERSLYSSRIIAESFFSRGQIGENPERGEGGALFETLLDVFDAVIVYRGKYAVIHRDAVLELLLCDEGNPRSLVGQLSRMLDDLLGLPRDGEDAYRLPEERLVLRVLNDVRLIELKKVGPRALSAVESAMGELSGLLSRRFFIHLRTASVGRDVALDLPEAV, from the coding sequence TTGGCCTCCCTTTACGACGAGTTCCTCCAGCCCGACGGCTCCCTCCGGCCCCATTGGCGGGAGGTCGGCGCCTACTTCGACGAGCTGGGGGAAGGGGAGATCACCCGCCGCTGGAACAAGGCCCGCCGCATCCTCCGGGACAACGGCGTCGCCTACAACGCGAGCATGTGGGATACCCAGGGGCCGTTCCGGTCCTGGGAGCTGAACCCGATCCCCCTCCGCATCCCGCAGGCCGAGTGGAGCCGCATCGAGTCGGCCGTCCGGCAGCGGGGCCGCCTCCTCAATGCGATCCTCGAGGACGCCTACAGCCCGAACGGCGGACGCCTCGTCGCCGACCGGATGATCCCCCCGGCCCTCGTGCTCGGGAACGAGGCGTGGCTCCGGCCCTGCGTCGGCGTCCCGGTGCCGAAGGGGGCGCGCCTCGTGAATTACGCCGTCGACCTCGCCCGTTCCCCGGACGGGACGTGGTGGGTCCTCTCCGACCGTACCCAGGCCCCCTCGGGCGCGGGCTACGCGCTGGAGAACCGCGTCGTCTCCTCCCGCGTCTTCCCGGAGATCTTCCGCTCCAGCCAGACGAAGATCGCCCGTCTCAGCGGCTATTTCCGCAAGATGAAGGAGGCCCTGGAGGCCCTCTCCCCCCGGACGGGCGAGATGCCGACGATCGTCCTGATGACGCCGGGACGGCTGAACGAAACCTACTTCGAGCACGATTACCTCGCCCGCAACCTCGACCTCACCCTCGTCGAGGGGCAGGACCTCACCGTACGGGACGACGTCGTCTACATCCGCACCCTGCAGGGGCTCCGCCGCGTCGATGTCATCGTCCGCCGCGTCGACGACAGCTACTGCGATCCGCTCGAGCTCCGCGACGACTCCCTCCTCGGCGTCCCCGGCCTCCTGAACGCGGTGCGGGCGGGGACGGTCGCCCTCGCGAACAGCCTCGGCAGCGGCCTCGTCCAATGCCCGGCGCTCGGGGCCTTCCTGCCGAAGCTCTCCGAGCGGCTGCTGGGGGAGAAGCTCCTCATGCCTTCCGTGGCCACGTGGTGGTGCGGCCAGGCGGCGGAGCGGCAATATGTCCTTAACAACCTCGCCGCCCTCGTCTGCGAGCCCGCCTTCGACACCCCGGGCGATTTCCCCTCCCGCGCAGGCAGCAAGGCCGGAGGCGACGGCCTCGACGCGATCCGCAAGGCGATCCGGCAGCGGCCCGAGATGTTCACCGCGCAGGAATTCGTCCGCCTCTCCCAATGCCCCGACTTCGCCGAGGGACGGCTGGAGCCCCGCTCCGTCATCCTCCGCGTCTTCGCCGTCCGGTGCGGGGACGACTACGCCGTGATGCCCGGCGGCCTGACGCGGGTCGCCGACGAGGACCTGAGCCACGGCGTCCTCATCCGGCGCGGCGGCGGCTCGAAGGACACCTGGGTCGAGTTCGACGAGGAGGGGACGCGCTCCGCTGCGGGCCCCGCCCCGGGCCAATCGCAGGGGCAGGGCCCATCCCAATCGCAATCCCAGTCGTCGGGCGTGAGGCCCGAATCGGCGAAGGCGGCGTCCGCCCAGTCGAATCCGGCCCTGTCGAGCCCCCGCCGGGCGACGACGGGGCTGACGAGCCGCATGGCCGACAACCTCTTCTGGCTCGGCCGCTACGCCGAGCGGGCCGAGTTCACCGCCCGCATCGCCCGGACCGCCCTGGAGGGCCTGTCCGACCAGCAGGGCTGGGTCGACATCGACGACCTGAAGCCCCTCGTGCGGACCTTCCTCCACTTCGGCCAGCTCCCCGCCTCGACGGTCGAGTGCCCGTCGCCCGAGGAACTCCGCTCCGTCCTCATCTCCCAGATGCTGAGCCGGGAGAACGGAGGGAGCCTCCTCAACATCGTCGAGCGCCTGCGGGACATCATCACCTCGGTCCGCGACCAGGTGACCGACGACGCCTGGCGCATCGCGAGCCAGCTGCCCGATATCCTTCCCCCCGTCCCCGTCTTCTCCTCCGACGCGGCCAGGGCCAAGGGGCAGATGGAGGCGCGGCTTCAGTCGGCTCCGACTTCCGCCCCCGAGGGCTACGGCGGCGAGGCCGACCTCAACCTCAACCAGATCCTCCTCCATCTCTCGGCCCTCAACGGCGTGCTGACGGAGAACCGGACCCACGACTTCGGCTGGCGCTTCATCGACCTCGGGCGACGGATCGAGCGTTCCCTCTACAGCTCCCGGATCATCGCGGAGTCGTTCTTCAGCCGGGGCCAGATCGGGGAGAATCCCGAGCGGGGGGAGGGCGGCGCGCTCTTCGAGACCCTCCTCGACGTCTTCGACGCCGTCATCGTCTACCGGGGGAAGTACGCGGTGATCCACCGGGACGCCGTCCTGGAGCTCCTCCTCTGCGACGAGGGGAATCCCCGCTCCCTCGTCGGGCAGCTCTCCCGGATGCTCGACGACCTCCTCGGCCTCCCCCGCGACGGGGAGGACGCCTACCGGCTGCCGGAGGAGCGCCTCGTCCTCCGCGTCCTGAACGACGTCCGCCTGATCGAGTTGAAGAAGGTCGGCCCCCGGGCGTTGAGCGCCGTCGAGTCGGCGATGGGGGAGCTCTCCGGCCTGCTCTCCCGCCGTTTCTTCATCCACCTCCGCACCGCCTCGGTCGGCCGCGACGTGGCGCTCGATCTCCCCGAGGCCGTTTGA
- a CDS encoding transglutaminase family protein — translation MIFEVYHWTEYRYAESVSLSRHQLRMRLRAGNHQRVLSSRIEFLPRPLYVRERVDAFGNHVDEVFVEEAHKSFQIKCVSRVETLPRTLPMASDTAPWEKAVEALLEASDPDPRAFLYPSLHAPWSDAIREWTERSFPAGLPVLAGALDLSRRIFSDFTFDAEATTVSTPIAEVFEKRRGVCQDFAHFQIACLRSMGLAARYVSGYIRTEPPPGQTKLFGADASHAWVSFYCPGHGWIDIDPTNNRLVDSDYVVIGWGRDYADVSLIRGTLTGGGAHSLYLSVDVSPVDEGAVAANRG, via the coding sequence ATGATTTTTGAAGTCTACCACTGGACCGAATACCGCTACGCCGAGTCGGTCTCCCTCTCCCGGCACCAGTTGCGGATGCGGCTTCGGGCCGGGAACCACCAGCGGGTCCTCTCCTCCCGGATCGAGTTCCTGCCGCGCCCCCTCTACGTCCGGGAACGGGTCGACGCCTTCGGCAACCACGTCGACGAGGTCTTCGTCGAGGAGGCCCACAAGAGTTTCCAGATCAAGTGCGTGAGCCGCGTCGAGACCCTGCCCCGGACCCTCCCGATGGCCTCCGACACCGCGCCGTGGGAGAAGGCCGTCGAGGCTCTCCTGGAGGCCTCCGACCCCGATCCCCGCGCCTTCCTCTACCCCTCCCTCCACGCCCCGTGGAGCGACGCGATCCGGGAGTGGACCGAGCGGAGCTTCCCCGCCGGGCTTCCCGTCCTGGCCGGGGCCCTCGACCTCTCCCGCCGCATCTTCTCCGACTTCACCTTCGACGCCGAGGCGACGACGGTGAGCACCCCGATCGCCGAAGTCTTCGAGAAGCGGCGGGGCGTCTGCCAGGACTTCGCCCACTTCCAGATCGCCTGCCTCCGGTCGATGGGCCTCGCCGCCCGGTACGTCAGCGGCTACATCCGCACGGAGCCCCCGCCGGGCCAGACGAAGCTCTTCGGGGCCGACGCCTCCCACGCCTGGGTCTCCTTCTACTGCCCCGGCCACGGCTGGATCGACATCGACCCGACGAACAACCGCCTCGTCGACAGCGACTATGTCGTCATCGGGTGGGGCCGCGATTATGCTGACGTCAGCCTCATCCGCGGGACGCTGACGGGGGGGGGAGCCCACTCGCTCTACCTTTCGGTCGATGTCTCCCCGGTCGACGAGGGAGCGGTTGCCGCAAACCGCGGTTAG